One Bacillus sp. FJAT-52991 genomic region harbors:
- a CDS encoding multidrug effflux MFS transporter: MNSLEKQTELASPFSKAWVVLILGSLTAFGPLSMDMYLPALPMVAEDLHTTTSLAQLSLTACLLGLAIGQLIFGPLSDIQGRRKPLISTLLIYSVASVLCAFSPNIWILVFLRFVQGLTGAAGIVIARASARDLYSGKELTKFVSLLALVNGAAPILAPISGGAVLNFTSWPAVFIILGVIGLIMFLAVLFFLPETLPMHHRSESSLKATLKTFGTLLKDRSFMGLTSTQALIMASMFAYIAGSPFVLQNIYGVTPQQFSMLFALNGLGIIISAQIAGRLSSTVGETKLLLSGILMAFTGSLLLIIVVIAKLPLLPMIIALFLIVSSVGMVSTTAFSLSMQRQGESAGSASALLGLLPFIGGAIVSPLVGIAGDENALPMGIIIFSCNSMALFSYFFLIRNRSLTN; this comes from the coding sequence ATGAATTCATTAGAAAAACAAACAGAGCTCGCGAGTCCATTCAGCAAAGCTTGGGTCGTGCTCATTCTTGGTTCATTAACCGCTTTTGGTCCATTATCGATGGATATGTATCTGCCTGCTCTTCCAATGGTAGCAGAGGACTTACATACAACGACTTCACTCGCACAATTAAGCTTGACAGCTTGTTTACTAGGCTTGGCAATTGGACAATTAATTTTCGGACCTTTAAGTGATATACAAGGAAGACGTAAACCACTTATTTCTACTTTACTCATTTATTCAGTGGCCTCAGTGCTATGTGCTTTTAGCCCTAACATTTGGATACTCGTTTTCCTTCGCTTCGTCCAAGGATTAACGGGAGCCGCTGGGATTGTTATCGCGCGTGCTTCTGCTCGTGACTTATATTCTGGAAAAGAATTAACGAAGTTTGTTTCTTTACTCGCTCTTGTCAATGGAGCTGCGCCAATTCTTGCGCCCATTTCTGGAGGAGCCGTATTAAATTTCACTTCTTGGCCTGCCGTTTTTATCATTTTAGGCGTTATTGGGTTGATAATGTTTTTAGCGGTGCTTTTCTTTTTACCAGAAACATTGCCTATGCATCATCGGTCAGAAAGCAGTTTAAAAGCGACGTTGAAAACATTTGGGACTCTATTAAAAGACCGTTCATTTATGGGATTAACCAGTACACAAGCGTTGATTATGGCCAGCATGTTTGCCTACATTGCGGGATCGCCTTTCGTCCTGCAAAATATTTATGGCGTCACTCCACAACAATTTTCAATGTTATTTGCCCTTAATGGATTAGGAATTATTATTTCAGCCCAAATCGCGGGGAGATTATCTAGTACGGTTGGCGAAACGAAGCTACTTTTAAGCGGCATTTTAATGGCCTTTACAGGAAGCCTGTTACTTATCATTGTTGTCATTGCCAAGCTTCCACTACTCCCTATGATTATCGCACTCTTCCTTATTGTTTCTAGCGTTGGTATGGTCTCAACGACAGCCTTTTCTTTAAGTATGCAAAGACAAGGAGAATCGGCGGGAAGTGCTTCTGCTCTATTAGGATTACTTCCATTTATCGGTGGAGCAATCGTGTCTCCACTCGTTGGGATCGCAGGTGACGAAAATGCTTTACCGATGGGAATAATTATTTTCAGTTGTAATAGTATGGCATTATTCTCCTATTTCTTCCTCATTCGTAACCGTTCGCTAACTAATTGA
- a CDS encoding NUDIX domain-containing protein, translating to MSKGLQVYPGVAMVVFNEKKQVLLQKRADVGLWGLPSGHVEPGETVAEAAIREIHEETNLHIRIKKLIGVYSEPSSQIFAYPDGRTVHFITTCFLAEIIGGELRYYSDESLDVKFFEIDQLPADLLPMHPRWLDDALANEEKAFIR from the coding sequence ATGAGTAAAGGGTTACAAGTGTATCCAGGTGTAGCTATGGTGGTTTTCAATGAAAAAAAGCAAGTATTGTTGCAAAAGAGAGCGGATGTTGGTCTTTGGGGGTTGCCATCTGGTCATGTGGAGCCAGGAGAAACGGTGGCGGAAGCGGCGATACGTGAAATTCATGAGGAAACAAACCTACATATTCGTATCAAAAAATTAATCGGCGTTTATTCAGAGCCATCTTCACAAATTTTTGCTTATCCAGATGGTCGGACCGTTCATTTTATTACTACTTGTTTTTTAGCTGAGATTATTGGAGGAGAGTTACGCTATTATTCTGATGAATCATTGGATGTGAAATTCTTTGAGATAGATCAGCTACCTGCTGACTTATTGCCGATGCATCCGCGCTGGCTTGATGATGCTTTGGCTAATGAAGAGAAGGCCTTTATTCGTTAG
- the abc-f gene encoding ribosomal protection-like ABC-F family protein, with the protein MFILKIENAKMEFDGVTLFEQASLEIQENERVALIGENGVGKTTFLKGILGQIPMKEGKITFGISRDEIGWMMQDSDGDVCLSTREWVESEHLELSQLKRELLKSQEEKRLDDYNQTLQKYLDMDGYQWEVQVEKTLNQLGLLEPVWELPFSSLSGGQKTRAKLARVMIKSPKLLILDEPTNHLDTETIEWLQDWLSRYRGSVLFISHERDFIDQMAQMTYELTEKGMKKYQGGYQAYKTQKDHEMKSLQSLYEKQRQERKKLIDTIQMYKNWYQQANAAASVRNPVAQKQAAKQATKYKTKEKELERLENERVEKPQETPSIQASFDAKDFSGKRMLDVNQVSFSYGTHLVLREVNMQIKRGDRLAVIGKNGSGKTTLLKLMAGKLMPTSGVITRNPQLNIGYFFQELENLHPERTILEELLSLPNITQSEARTILACFLFRKEEVYKKVKQLSMGEKCRVAFVKLYFSGANLLILDEPTNYLDIATRERIEEMLVAYQGAVVVVAHDPYLLRKITNKVAMIGNGKVSNYIGTYEEWEQHVSISPQSQEIRNKQQRLEWELAELLSEEGVEAEEQRLEKAKELKQQLEQLKSMEE; encoded by the coding sequence ATGTTTATCTTAAAAATAGAGAATGCCAAGATGGAGTTTGATGGAGTGACCTTGTTTGAACAAGCTTCATTAGAGATTCAGGAAAATGAACGAGTGGCTTTAATCGGAGAGAATGGTGTAGGCAAGACCACATTTTTAAAAGGGATTCTTGGACAAATACCAATGAAAGAAGGGAAAATAACGTTTGGGATTTCTCGTGATGAAATCGGTTGGATGATGCAAGATTCTGACGGTGATGTTTGTCTTTCTACTCGCGAGTGGGTGGAAAGTGAGCATCTGGAGTTGAGCCAACTTAAACGAGAATTGTTAAAGAGCCAAGAGGAGAAACGGTTGGATGATTACAATCAAACTCTTCAAAAATATTTAGACATGGATGGGTATCAATGGGAAGTACAAGTGGAAAAGACGCTGAATCAGCTCGGTCTATTAGAGCCTGTATGGGAATTGCCGTTTTCTAGTTTGAGTGGCGGACAAAAAACGCGTGCTAAGCTAGCGAGGGTAATGATAAAATCGCCTAAATTACTCATTCTTGATGAGCCAACGAATCATTTAGATACGGAGACGATCGAGTGGCTTCAGGATTGGTTAAGTCGTTATCGAGGCAGTGTATTATTTATTTCTCATGAGCGTGACTTCATTGATCAGATGGCTCAGATGACATATGAATTAACGGAAAAAGGAATGAAAAAATATCAAGGTGGCTATCAAGCCTATAAAACGCAAAAAGATCATGAAATGAAGTCGCTTCAATCTTTGTATGAGAAGCAACGACAGGAGAGAAAGAAATTAATAGACACGATTCAAATGTATAAAAATTGGTATCAACAAGCGAATGCTGCTGCTAGCGTACGTAACCCCGTTGCACAGAAACAAGCGGCTAAACAAGCTACAAAATATAAAACGAAGGAGAAGGAGTTAGAACGGTTAGAAAATGAACGTGTTGAAAAACCGCAAGAGACGCCTTCTATTCAAGCGAGCTTTGATGCGAAAGATTTTTCTGGAAAGAGAATGTTAGATGTCAATCAGGTTAGTTTTTCTTATGGGACCCACCTTGTTCTTCGTGAAGTAAACATGCAAATTAAGCGTGGTGATCGACTAGCGGTTATCGGTAAAAATGGTAGCGGCAAAACGACGTTATTAAAACTGATGGCCGGGAAATTAATGCCGACAAGCGGAGTTATTACAAGAAATCCACAACTAAACATCGGTTATTTTTTTCAAGAGCTTGAAAATTTGCATCCCGAACGAACGATTCTGGAAGAACTTTTGTCTTTGCCAAATATAACTCAGTCCGAAGCAAGGACGATCCTTGCTTGCTTCTTATTCCGAAAAGAAGAGGTTTATAAGAAAGTGAAGCAGTTAAGCATGGGAGAGAAGTGTCGTGTCGCCTTTGTAAAGCTTTATTTTTCTGGAGCTAATTTGCTGATTTTAGATGAGCCGACTAATTATTTAGATATTGCGACTCGTGAACGGATAGAAGAAATGTTAGTTGCCTACCAAGGGGCTGTTGTCGTGGTTGCCCATGATCCATATTTGTTACGGAAAATCACGAATAAGGTTGCAATGATTGGGAATGGAAAGGTGTCTAACTACATCGGCACTTATGAAGAATGGGAACAGCATGTAAGCATCTCACCTCAGAGTCAAGAGATAAGAAATAAGCAGCAACGATTAGAATGGGAGCTTGCAGAGCTGTTAAGTGAGGAAGGCGTTGAAGCAGAAGAGCAGCGGCTTGAAAAAGCAAAAGAACTGAAACAACAATTAGAGCAGTTGAAATCGATGGAAGAATAA
- a CDS encoding TRAP transporter permease produces the protein MTESKNTMPETAGGEEEILQKYDSESRFRKIDAGFWRWAVFILSVGLAGYHLYTAYFGPLDALRHRSLHTAIIAALVFILYPAFYKKNSSNKVTIVDMLWSVAALATGGYMIFDYEGIAERMSIYMPSNVDIAFGILTIIVVIEGGRRVAGNALTILTVLFIAYAFFGHSFPDLLKHSGKDLEDIVAYMYLSTEGIYGIAISVSASYIILFILFGAFLNKSGMGKFFTDISLSVAGHTSGGPAKVSVISSGLLGSINGSALANVVTTGAFTIPLMKRVGYKPEFAGAVEATASVGGQIIPPVMGATAFIMAETLGMPYNQIALAAILPAFLYYLGIILIVHFRAKKLGLRGMSRAELPNFWKVLKSGGHLLIPIFVLIGMLMAGKTPLYAAFYAIVLSIVVSWFNKETRMGIREILSAMEEGVRAALGVAMSCAMVGLIVGVSTLTGLGPKLTQSILVLGQGEMFLTLFFTMVACIIMGMGLPSIPTYIITATMAAPALLELGVDPFVTHMFVFYFGILANVTPPVALAAFAGAGLAGANPNKTGFEALRLALSGFIIPYIFVFSPVLLMQNVTSPWEVVWVTITAIIGILGLSVALERYFITDLPLPLAALCLIGSVTLIVPGLWTDIAGFVVLSLVLGQQILSRSKGRPKVQDSNAI, from the coding sequence ATGACAGAGAGCAAAAACACAATGCCGGAGACAGCCGGAGGAGAGGAAGAAATTCTTCAAAAGTATGACAGTGAATCAAGATTCCGAAAAATTGATGCAGGATTTTGGCGTTGGGCTGTGTTTATTTTAAGTGTTGGCCTAGCTGGTTATCATTTATATACAGCTTACTTCGGTCCGCTTGATGCCCTTCGTCACCGGTCGTTGCATACAGCGATCATCGCTGCTTTAGTATTTATTCTATATCCAGCTTTTTATAAAAAGAATTCAAGCAATAAAGTGACGATCGTCGATATGCTATGGTCAGTAGCAGCCCTTGCTACGGGTGGCTATATGATCTTCGACTATGAAGGAATTGCGGAAAGAATGTCCATCTACATGCCGAGTAATGTAGATATCGCTTTTGGTATCTTGACGATTATCGTGGTTATTGAAGGTGGTCGTCGGGTAGCAGGGAATGCTTTGACCATCTTAACGGTTTTATTTATTGCTTATGCCTTTTTCGGACACTCTTTTCCTGATTTATTAAAGCATTCAGGTAAAGATTTAGAAGATATTGTGGCATATATGTATTTATCAACAGAAGGGATTTACGGTATTGCCATTTCTGTTTCTGCTTCCTACATTATTCTCTTTATTTTATTTGGCGCATTCTTAAATAAATCAGGCATGGGAAAATTTTTCACGGATATTTCGCTTAGTGTAGCTGGTCATACGTCTGGTGGACCTGCGAAGGTATCGGTCATTTCGAGTGGATTGCTCGGCTCCATTAATGGAAGTGCTCTTGCAAACGTGGTAACAACGGGTGCGTTTACGATTCCATTAATGAAACGTGTCGGTTACAAGCCAGAGTTTGCTGGAGCGGTGGAAGCTACGGCTTCAGTCGGTGGGCAAATTATTCCGCCTGTTATGGGAGCAACCGCGTTTATTATGGCAGAAACATTAGGCATGCCATACAATCAGATTGCTCTTGCCGCGATTTTACCTGCTTTCTTATACTATTTAGGCATTATTCTAATCGTCCATTTCCGGGCAAAAAAATTAGGCTTAAGAGGGATGTCTAGAGCTGAATTGCCGAACTTCTGGAAAGTGTTAAAAAGCGGCGGTCATTTATTGATCCCGATCTTTGTCTTAATCGGTATGTTAATGGCAGGGAAGACACCGCTATATGCTGCTTTCTATGCGATTGTTCTGTCCATTGTTGTTAGTTGGTTTAATAAAGAAACGCGTATGGGCATTAGAGAAATTCTTTCTGCGATGGAAGAAGGAGTTCGTGCCGCTCTAGGTGTGGCGATGTCGTGTGCGATGGTTGGTTTGATTGTTGGTGTTAGCACGTTAACGGGTCTTGGGCCAAAATTGACCCAGTCGATTCTTGTACTTGGTCAAGGGGAAATGTTCTTAACGCTATTCTTTACGATGGTGGCTTGTATCATTATGGGGATGGGTCTTCCATCTATTCCGACGTATATTATTACGGCCACGATGGCAGCTCCTGCTTTGCTGGAACTAGGAGTTGATCCATTTGTTACTCATATGTTTGTGTTCTACTTCGGAATTTTAGCCAACGTAACGCCACCGGTTGCTTTAGCTGCTTTTGCGGGAGCGGGTCTTGCTGGGGCGAATCCGAATAAGACCGGATTTGAAGCGTTACGATTAGCGTTATCTGGCTTCATCATTCCGTATATCTTCGTCTTTTCACCGGTACTTCTTATGCAGAATGTAACTAGTCCATGGGAAGTTGTTTGGGTGACAATTACCGCGATTATCGGCATACTAGGCTTGAGCGTAGCGCTAGAAAGATACTTTATTACAGATCTTCCATTGCCGCTCGCAGCCTTGTGTTTAATTGGTTCCGTCACATTAATTGTTCCTGGTCTATGGACGGATATTGCTGGATTTGTCGTACTATCTCTTGTTTTAGGTCAACAGATTCTATCTCGTTCTAAAGGGCGACCGAAAGTACAAGATTCAAACGCGATTTAA
- a CDS encoding TAXI family TRAP transporter solute-binding subunit, with amino-acid sequence MKKYTALILLLIAILTFTTACSNTSSSKQENENDSKNNAQAEGPLAGEPVTILTGGTSGVYFQLGNALAKIYGDELGAQASAQTTGASAENTMKISKQKAELGLAMADTVSDAYKGEGNFVRSGALSNVRAVASLYPNYMQIVAPKKAGIRTLEDLKGKDVAVGALGSGTEIVAKRILQEAGITYDDMNADFLSFSEGIEGIKNGTTDAAFLSSGYPNSGIMELAATDEVEIIPVPKELTEKLQKKYPAFKVGEIPANTYKGVKDARETVLVNNLMITHKDLSDEKVYELTKTMFENLDDLRNAHNAAKQIELDKAVEELPLPLHPGAEKYYKEKGIIQ; translated from the coding sequence ATGAAAAAATATACAGCACTAATTCTTTTACTCATTGCTATTCTCACGTTTACTACTGCATGTAGTAATACGTCCTCTAGTAAACAAGAGAATGAAAACGATTCCAAAAACAACGCTCAGGCGGAAGGGCCTCTTGCAGGAGAGCCGGTGACGATTTTAACAGGGGGGACTTCAGGGGTTTACTTTCAATTGGGAAATGCTTTAGCCAAAATTTATGGGGACGAATTAGGTGCTCAAGCCAGTGCCCAAACAACAGGAGCATCCGCTGAGAACACAATGAAAATTAGTAAACAAAAAGCAGAGCTTGGTTTAGCGATGGCGGATACGGTTTCAGACGCTTATAAGGGAGAGGGGAATTTTGTTCGCTCTGGAGCGCTGTCAAATGTAAGAGCGGTCGCTTCACTGTATCCGAACTATATGCAAATTGTCGCTCCTAAAAAAGCAGGCATTCGCACATTAGAGGATTTAAAAGGTAAAGATGTAGCCGTTGGAGCTCTTGGCAGTGGAACAGAGATTGTAGCCAAGCGCATTTTACAAGAAGCGGGTATTACATATGACGATATGAATGCGGACTTTTTATCTTTTTCAGAAGGAATTGAAGGGATTAAAAATGGAACAACTGATGCCGCCTTTCTTTCTTCCGGTTATCCAAACTCAGGAATTATGGAATTAGCCGCCACAGATGAAGTAGAAATTATTCCAGTACCGAAAGAATTAACAGAAAAGCTGCAAAAGAAATATCCTGCGTTTAAAGTAGGGGAGATTCCAGCTAACACGTATAAAGGTGTAAAAGATGCACGTGAAACAGTGCTAGTGAACAACTTGATGATTACTCATAAAGATTTATCCGATGAAAAAGTGTACGAATTGACAAAAACAATGTTTGAGAATTTAGATGACCTTCGCAATGCTCACAATGCAGCGAAGCAAATTGAATTAGACAAAGCGGTGGAAGAGCTGCCGTTGCCGCTTCACCCAGGAGCAGAGAAGTATTACAAAGAAAAAGGAATAATCCAATAG
- a CDS encoding transporter substrate-binding domain-containing protein: MYVRFRLIYLFLCFSLLLVFAPFTTTSIVGHAKQTKAKEGKKVYKIAGEQHLAPFSFINEKGEFTGFSVALFDYIAANEDVEFEYIPMDLYQATDALQKGEVDAIMGMKYSAEQSARFAFSESYFTMADAVIIPNESASKVKTLTDLREKTIVMQEEPVSFDLLLNVRRVDFLLALNPEDALQFLFMGRADAYLSNKWTAEYYLEKAGKQTEYKVLDHLSVPSEFAVAVNPGDTELLSLINRSLNHMEASGEYQQLYNEWFTSGTDEQLKQLKNWIVCLIVLITLTFAVLYMTYIWNKRLQREVVKRTSALAVANEKLEVQRRAISDANAFKTQIINHMYYGILTFDESFQLTSMNQSARQMLHLSDRKAVQTDDILEQPLIRRILHTYEHMWDKKMELLKDEIEIEHEGQTQFFLYRLIPLYEERGQMNGYLLTLADRSEARILEEKLATQEKMRALGQLVAGVAHEIRNPLTSMKMFIDLLPRKYEDSVFREELLKHVPEALHRMNRIVENLLDYARPKYPKKKMFAVEPFFQSLEAIIQPTLRKKGIQLHLKIESGMMLYSDPDQMKQVMLNLMLNAVDAMENRSEKVLSIEAKTDQAIGVIRVSDTGCGMEKEEISHILEPFYTTKDHGVGLGLTLCYQWVKENNGEMNIESVKGQGTTFSLELPTEVEGGER, encoded by the coding sequence ATGTATGTGCGCTTTCGGCTTATTTATCTTTTCCTTTGTTTCAGTCTATTACTTGTGTTTGCCCCCTTTACTACTACTAGTATTGTTGGTCATGCTAAGCAAACAAAGGCTAAGGAAGGAAAAAAAGTATATAAAATTGCTGGTGAACAACATTTAGCTCCTTTCTCTTTTATAAATGAAAAAGGGGAGTTTACTGGTTTTAGTGTCGCATTATTTGACTATATTGCGGCAAATGAGGATGTAGAGTTTGAGTACATTCCGATGGATCTTTATCAGGCAACAGACGCTCTTCAAAAAGGAGAGGTGGATGCCATTATGGGAATGAAATATTCGGCCGAACAAAGTGCACGCTTTGCCTTTTCAGAGTCGTATTTCACGATGGCTGATGCCGTTATTATTCCAAATGAATCTGCCTCTAAAGTGAAAACGTTAACGGATTTACGTGAAAAAACGATTGTTATGCAGGAGGAGCCTGTTTCTTTTGATCTATTATTAAATGTTAGAAGAGTTGATTTTCTATTAGCACTTAATCCTGAAGACGCCTTGCAGTTTTTGTTTATGGGACGCGCAGATGCTTATCTTTCGAATAAATGGACTGCTGAATATTATTTAGAAAAGGCAGGCAAACAAACTGAATATAAAGTGTTGGATCATTTAAGTGTACCTTCAGAGTTTGCAGTCGCTGTTAATCCGGGCGACACAGAATTGTTGTCCTTGATTAATCGATCATTAAACCATATGGAAGCGAGTGGGGAGTATCAGCAACTGTATAATGAATGGTTTACCTCTGGCACAGATGAACAATTGAAGCAATTAAAAAATTGGATCGTTTGTCTAATTGTTTTAATCACGTTGACATTTGCTGTTTTGTACATGACGTACATATGGAATAAACGTCTGCAAAGGGAAGTGGTAAAGCGGACCTCTGCGTTAGCAGTAGCCAATGAAAAGCTTGAAGTGCAGCGTCGAGCTATTTCTGATGCCAATGCTTTTAAAACACAAATTATTAATCATATGTATTATGGCATTCTTACATTCGATGAGTCTTTTCAACTGACCAGTATGAATCAGAGTGCCAGGCAAATGCTTCATTTGTCAGACAGGAAAGCTGTGCAAACGGATGATATTTTAGAACAACCGCTCATTCGCCGTATTCTTCATACATATGAGCATATGTGGGATAAGAAAATGGAGTTATTGAAAGACGAAATTGAAATTGAGCATGAAGGTCAAACACAATTTTTCTTATACCGCTTAATTCCACTTTATGAAGAAAGGGGGCAAATGAACGGTTACTTATTGACGCTTGCTGACCGTTCAGAAGCAAGGATACTTGAGGAGAAGCTTGCTACTCAAGAAAAAATGCGGGCGCTTGGACAGCTTGTAGCCGGAGTGGCTCATGAAATTCGTAATCCGCTGACATCGATGAAAATGTTTATTGATTTACTTCCGCGTAAATATGAGGATTCTGTGTTTCGAGAAGAGCTGTTAAAGCATGTACCAGAAGCCCTTCATCGGATGAATCGAATTGTGGAAAACCTGCTTGATTATGCTCGGCCGAAATATCCGAAGAAGAAGATGTTTGCTGTAGAGCCGTTTTTTCAATCGCTAGAGGCGATCATTCAGCCAACATTAAGAAAAAAAGGCATTCAGCTTCATTTAAAGATTGAATCAGGCATGATGCTGTATAGTGATCCCGATCAAATGAAGCAAGTGATGCTAAATTTAATGTTGAATGCGGTCGATGCGATGGAAAATCGTTCAGAAAAAGTTTTATCGATTGAAGCTAAAACAGATCAGGCAATAGGTGTCATTCGTGTATCGGATACTGGATGCGGTATGGAGAAAGAAGAAATTTCTCATATTTTAGAGCCTTTTTACACGACGAAAGATCATGGGGTAGGGCTTGGATTAACCCTTTGCTATCAATGGGTGAAAGAGAACAATGGAGAGATGAATATTGAATCTGTAAAGGGGCAAGGGACTACATTTTCTCTTGAACTGCCTACAGAGGTAGAAGGAGGAGAAAGATAG
- a CDS encoding sigma-54 dependent transcriptional regulator produces MKPAILIIDDESAIGSSLRFALENEYEVTAVTHVPNGYELLKEKSMDIVLLDWRLGKYNGLEVLTEIKTIQPDIAVIMMTAYGTIESSVEAMKRGAYHYITKPLDLDELELLLEKALEHRQLHHKIRELSDTIEKIKGYDQMIGESDVMKQVFSLIDRVKDIDSSVLIFGESGTGKELVARAIHRQGKRKNGPFISVNCAAIPEALLESELFGYAKGAFTGAVRSQEGKVAVANGGTLFLDEIGEMPPSLQAKLLRVLQEKEITPLGSTETKNVDVRIISATNKNLLSMIEEGSFREDLFFRLNVIPIQLPLLRDRKEDIDLLISYFLKKYAEEMQRPLPTLSSRAYDQLINYDYPGNIRQLGNILEYAVAMAKERVIQLEDLPITAVKTKESSTMLEHSTNDQEVIEVPIEATMKEAERLIIEAVLEHCGGNRRQTASALEISERNLRNKLQLYRQEQK; encoded by the coding sequence ATGAAGCCAGCTATACTAATAATTGATGATGAATCGGCTATTGGGTCTTCTCTTCGCTTTGCTTTAGAAAATGAATACGAAGTGACTGCCGTGACTCATGTTCCAAACGGATATGAGCTTTTGAAAGAAAAGAGTATGGATATCGTGCTACTCGATTGGCGGCTTGGGAAATATAACGGGCTTGAGGTGCTGACTGAAATAAAAACGATTCAGCCGGACATAGCCGTTATTATGATGACCGCCTATGGAACGATTGAATCCTCAGTTGAAGCGATGAAGCGCGGTGCCTATCATTACATTACCAAACCATTAGATCTTGATGAGTTAGAACTTTTACTTGAAAAGGCACTGGAGCATCGGCAGCTACACCATAAAATTCGCGAGTTAAGCGATACGATCGAGAAAATTAAAGGTTATGACCAAATGATTGGGGAAAGCGACGTGATGAAGCAAGTATTTTCCCTTATTGATCGTGTGAAAGATATTGATTCTAGTGTGTTGATCTTTGGAGAGAGCGGAACAGGTAAAGAATTAGTAGCGAGAGCGATTCATCGGCAAGGAAAAAGAAAGAATGGACCGTTTATTTCTGTGAACTGTGCGGCGATTCCGGAAGCCTTGCTTGAAAGTGAATTGTTTGGCTATGCAAAAGGTGCTTTTACAGGAGCAGTGCGCAGCCAAGAAGGGAAGGTGGCTGTTGCGAATGGTGGGACGCTGTTTTTAGATGAAATAGGTGAAATGCCGCCTTCCTTGCAAGCAAAACTGTTAAGGGTATTACAGGAAAAGGAAATTACGCCGCTTGGATCGACCGAAACGAAAAATGTAGATGTGCGGATTATTAGTGCAACGAATAAAAATTTGCTTAGCATGATAGAGGAAGGTTCATTTCGTGAAGATTTATTCTTTCGCTTGAACGTCATTCCAATCCAGCTACCGCTTTTACGTGATCGAAAAGAGGATATTGATCTGTTAATTTCATATTTTTTAAAGAAATATGCAGAAGAAATGCAACGACCTTTGCCTACACTTTCCTCCAGAGCGTACGACCAACTCATCAACTATGACTATCCGGGTAATATTCGGCAACTAGGTAATATTCTTGAATATGCCGTAGCGATGGCAAAAGAAAGAGTCATTCAACTAGAGGATTTACCAATCACTGCGGTAAAGACAAAGGAATCCTCAACTATGTTAGAGCATTCAACAAATGATCAAGAAGTGATTGAAGTCCCTATTGAAGCGACAATGAAAGAAGCTGAGCGGTTAATTATTGAGGCAGTACTTGAACACTGTGGAGGGAATCGTCGGCAAACGGCCAGTGCACTAGAGATCAGTGAAAGAAATCTTCGCAATAAATTACAACTGTATCGTCAAGAGCAGAAATAG